The following are encoded together in the Methylomonas methanica MC09 genome:
- a CDS encoding class I SAM-dependent methyltransferase, producing the protein MDRKTDTLQEIETLTLGHYNQNAEDFWRGTQDHDVSQNYAAFLAPFPAGSKLDILDLGCGPGRDVYYFRTLGHNPVGLDGSEVFCRMARAYSGCRILQQSFLQLDLPWQAFDGIFANAALFHVPSRELPRVLKQLHASLRPNGILFMSNPRGNGEGWSGDRYGHYMQIDGYERFLANAGFSILDFYYRPAGKPLHEQPWLAVTAIKTD; encoded by the coding sequence ATGGATCGAAAAACCGACACCTTGCAGGAAATCGAAACGCTTACCCTGGGCCACTATAATCAAAACGCCGAAGACTTTTGGCGCGGGACCCAAGACCACGACGTCAGCCAAAACTATGCGGCATTTTTAGCGCCGTTTCCGGCAGGCAGCAAACTGGATATTTTAGACCTGGGCTGCGGACCCGGCCGGGATGTTTACTATTTTAGAACCTTGGGCCACAACCCCGTCGGTCTGGACGGCAGCGAAGTATTTTGCCGGATGGCCCGGGCCTATTCCGGTTGCCGAATACTGCAACAGAGCTTCCTGCAACTGGACTTACCCTGGCAGGCCTTCGACGGCATTTTCGCCAATGCCGCCTTGTTTCATGTACCCAGCCGCGAACTACCCCGGGTGCTGAAACAGCTACATGCCAGTCTAAGACCCAACGGAATATTGTTCATGTCCAACCCGCGCGGCAACGGCGAGGGCTGGTCCGGAGACCGCTACGGCCACTACATGCAGATCGATGGCTACGAGCGATTTTTGGCGAATGCCGGATTCAGCATACTGGACTTTTACTACCGCCCCGCCGGCAAACCTCTGCATGAACAGCCCTGGTTGGCGGTTACCGCTATCAAAACGGATTGA
- a CDS encoding MFS transporter produces the protein MTQVQDVSGAMTRMEKRATVSLASIYSLRMLGLFMLLPVLSLFTEQMPGSTPKLVGLTMGIYGLTQAVLQIPFGLLSDRFNRKAIIVIGLLLFLAGSVVAALATDIYGILIGRALQGCGAVSAAVMALLADLTQEVNRTKAMATIGASIGVSFGVAMTVGPVIAHHFGISGIFWLIAILAALAVLVILFIVPNPQKISVHRDAEYIPSELSSVIKNADLLRLNYGIFSLHLILMASFVVVPLLMRDAGLLAGKHWLVYLPVLVTSMAAIIPFVIIAEKKRKMKAVFVGAVISLVLANLGFILLHGQLIGLIACLWVFFCGFNLLEATLPSLISKTAPGDLKGTAMGIYSSSQFMGAFLGGASGGWLYGEYGPSSVFIFSAAIAASWALIALFMSPPRYLANLLLSLQAVKPERGTEFSKQLLAINGIEEVRLHFEENTAYLKVDSQRLNKNELNIFLKQWQ, from the coding sequence TTGACACAGGTTCAGGATGTTTCGGGTGCAATGACGCGCATGGAAAAGCGGGCAACTGTTTCGCTGGCCAGTATATATTCGCTCAGAATGCTGGGTTTGTTCATGTTATTGCCGGTATTGTCGCTGTTTACCGAACAAATGCCGGGCTCTACACCCAAGTTGGTGGGACTGACCATGGGCATTTACGGCCTAACGCAGGCCGTGCTGCAAATTCCATTCGGTTTGTTGTCGGATCGGTTCAACCGTAAAGCGATTATCGTCATCGGTCTGCTGCTGTTTTTGGCCGGCAGCGTGGTGGCGGCGCTGGCGACCGATATCTACGGGATTCTGATCGGCCGTGCCTTGCAGGGCTGCGGGGCGGTTTCGGCCGCAGTAATGGCCTTACTCGCCGATTTGACTCAGGAAGTGAATCGCACCAAAGCCATGGCGACCATAGGCGCTAGCATCGGCGTTTCGTTTGGGGTGGCGATGACGGTGGGGCCGGTGATCGCGCATCACTTCGGTATCAGCGGCATTTTTTGGCTGATCGCGATTTTGGCGGCGCTTGCGGTGCTGGTGATCCTGTTCATCGTGCCGAATCCGCAAAAGATCAGCGTGCACCGCGATGCCGAATATATTCCGTCCGAGCTGAGTTCGGTAATCAAAAACGCCGATTTGCTGCGGCTTAATTACGGTATTTTTTCGCTACATCTGATCTTGATGGCCAGCTTCGTGGTGGTGCCGTTATTGATGCGCGATGCCGGCCTACTGGCGGGCAAACATTGGCTGGTGTATCTGCCGGTGCTGGTCACATCCATGGCCGCCATCATTCCGTTTGTGATCATCGCCGAGAAAAAACGTAAGATGAAAGCCGTCTTCGTAGGTGCCGTAATTTCCCTGGTGCTGGCCAATTTGGGTTTCATCCTGCTGCACGGCCAGTTGATCGGTTTGATAGCCTGCCTGTGGGTGTTTTTCTGCGGCTTTAACTTGCTGGAAGCCACCTTGCCGTCGCTGATTTCCAAAACCGCGCCGGGCGATTTGAAAGGTACCGCGATGGGGATCTACTCCAGCTCGCAATTCATGGGTGCATTTCTGGGCGGTGCCAGCGGCGGTTGGCTGTACGGCGAATACGGCCCCAGCTCGGTGTTTATATTCTCCGCCGCCATCGCGGCCAGCTGGGCGCTGATTGCCTTATTCATGTCGCCGCCGCGCTATCTGGCCAATCTGCTGCTGTCGTTGCAAGCCGTCAAACCCGAGCGGGGAACGGAATTTTCCAAGCAGCTGTTAGCCATTAACGGTATTGAGGAGGTGCGTTTGCATTTCGAGGAAAATACCGCTTATCTGAAAGTCGATAGCCAACGGTTGAATAAAAACGAATTAAACATTTTTTTAAAGCAATGGCAGTAA
- a CDS encoding single-stranded DNA-binding protein: protein MLNKVMLIGRLGADPEVRYMPSGDAITTIRLATSRRWKDRNTNERKEETEWHRVVFFSGLAKIAGEYLKKGSQCYVEGRIRTQKWQGQDGQDRYTTEIVADNMHMLDSRSGGTANYADNAPPASSYDNNRPAPSAPSQPAPASYDDFDDDIPF, encoded by the coding sequence ATGTTGAACAAAGTCATGCTGATCGGCCGCCTGGGGGCCGATCCGGAAGTACGCTACATGCCGAGCGGCGATGCCATTACCACTATTCGTCTGGCGACCAGCCGCCGCTGGAAAGACCGTAATACCAACGAACGTAAGGAAGAGACCGAATGGCATAGGGTAGTGTTCTTTTCCGGTTTGGCGAAAATCGCTGGCGAGTACCTGAAAAAAGGCAGCCAATGCTATGTAGAAGGCCGTATCCGTACTCAGAAATGGCAGGGCCAAGACGGCCAGGATCGCTACACCACTGAAATTGTCGCCGATAACATGCACATGCTGGATAGCCGCAGCGGCGGTACCGCGAATTATGCCGATAACGCGCCGCCGGCCAGCAGCTACGACAATAATCGCCCGGCACCCTCCGCGCCGTCGCAACCGGCACCCGCCAGTTACGATGATTTCGATGACGATATTCCGTTCTAG
- the uvrA gene encoding excinuclease ABC subunit UvrA yields the protein MDTISIRGARTHNLKNIDLDLPRDSLIVITGLSGSGKSSLAFDTIYAEGQRRYVESLSAYARQFLSMMEKPDVDHIEGLSPAISIEQKSTSHNPRSTVGTITEIYDYLRLLYARVGIPRCPEHGGSLEAQTVSQMVDQVLAQPEGERWMLLAPVVNDRKGEHVLLLEDLKAQGFLRARIDGEVYELDEPPTLDLKKKHTIEVIVDRFKIRDDIALRLAESFETALRLSDGLALAASMETGQTLLFSERYACPHCGYSLSELEPRIFSFNNPKGACPSCDGLGVRQHFDPQLVVHNPDISLSGGAVRGWDRRNAYYYQIICALAEHYGFDPEAPFSKISKEIQAVILYGSGEDSITFQFQMGQGKPKVSRHPFEGIIPNMERRYHESDSQMVRDELSKYLAQQTCAVCDGARLNLGARNVFVQDQPLHHITRLPIKQTLNFFQQLSIPGHRGEIAAKINKEIQERLEFLVNVGLDYLTLDRSADTLSGGEAQRIRLASQIGAGLVGVMYVLDEPSIGLHQRDNERLLNTLFRLRDLGNTVIVVEHDEDAIRAADHVVDIGPGAGVHGGRIVSQGTPAQILADPNSLTGQYLSGALSIHMPESTTPRDPSRQLTLRNAHGNNLKNVTVSFPVGLLTCVTGVSGSGKSTLINDTLYSHAARSINGASCIPAPCDAVEGLDHFDKVVDIDQSPIGRTPRSNPATYTGIFTPVRELFSATPEARSRGYTPGRFSFNVKGGRCEACSGDGVIKVEMHFLPDIFVPCDICHGKRYNRETLEIRYKGKTIHEVLEMTVEDAAQFFSAVPSLARKLHTLIDVGLSYITLGQNAITLSGGEAQRVKLAKELSKRDTGKTLYILDEPTTGLHFHDIKQLLSVLHTLRDHGNTVIIIEHNLDVIKTADWIVDMGPEGGNGGGTLVAEGTPADIAKHTHSHTGVYLQRFFK from the coding sequence GTGGACACCATTAGTATTCGCGGCGCCCGCACCCACAATCTGAAAAACATCGACCTCGATCTGCCCAGGGATAGTCTGATCGTTATCACCGGCCTGTCCGGGTCCGGCAAATCGTCGCTGGCCTTCGACACGATTTACGCCGAAGGCCAGCGCCGTTACGTGGAATCGCTGTCCGCCTACGCCCGGCAGTTTTTATCGATGATGGAAAAACCCGATGTCGATCACATCGAAGGCTTGTCGCCGGCCATTTCCATCGAACAAAAATCCACCTCGCATAATCCGCGCTCGACGGTAGGCACCATTACCGAGATTTACGACTATCTGCGCCTGCTGTATGCCCGGGTCGGCATTCCGCGTTGTCCGGAACACGGCGGCTCGCTGGAAGCCCAAACCGTCAGCCAGATGGTGGACCAAGTCCTGGCGCAGCCGGAAGGCGAGCGCTGGATGCTGCTGGCGCCGGTGGTCAACGACCGCAAGGGCGAGCACGTGCTTCTATTGGAAGACTTGAAAGCCCAAGGCTTTTTGCGGGCCCGCATCGACGGCGAAGTCTACGAACTGGACGAACCGCCCACCCTGGATTTAAAGAAAAAACACACAATAGAAGTCATTGTCGACCGCTTTAAAATCCGCGACGACATTGCCCTGCGATTGGCGGAATCCTTTGAAACCGCGCTGCGCTTATCGGACGGCTTGGCGCTTGCCGCCTCGATGGAAACCGGGCAAACTCTGCTGTTTTCCGAACGCTATGCCTGTCCGCATTGCGGCTACAGTTTGAGCGAACTGGAACCGCGCATCTTTTCCTTCAACAACCCGAAAGGCGCCTGCCCCAGCTGCGACGGCCTGGGAGTGCGCCAGCATTTCGACCCGCAACTGGTGGTACATAATCCCGACATCAGCCTGTCCGGGGGTGCGGTACGCGGCTGGGACCGCCGCAACGCCTACTACTACCAAATCATTTGCGCCCTGGCCGAGCACTACGGCTTTGATCCCGAAGCACCGTTTTCGAAAATTTCCAAAGAGATACAAGCGGTGATTCTGTACGGCAGCGGCGAAGACAGCATTACGTTTCAATTCCAAATGGGCCAGGGCAAACCCAAAGTCAGCCGCCATCCATTCGAAGGCATCATTCCCAACATGGAGCGGCGCTACCATGAAAGCGACTCGCAAATGGTGCGGGACGAGCTGTCCAAATATCTGGCCCAACAAACTTGCGCGGTCTGCGACGGCGCCCGTTTAAACCTGGGCGCGCGCAATGTGTTTGTACAAGACCAGCCTTTACACCACATCACCCGCTTACCCATCAAGCAGACACTGAATTTCTTCCAACAGCTGTCGATACCCGGCCACCGGGGCGAAATCGCCGCCAAAATCAACAAGGAGATTCAGGAACGACTGGAGTTTTTGGTCAATGTCGGCCTGGATTATCTGACGCTGGACCGCAGCGCCGACACCTTGTCCGGAGGCGAGGCCCAGCGTATTCGTCTTGCCAGCCAGATTGGCGCGGGACTGGTCGGGGTCATGTATGTGCTGGACGAACCGTCCATAGGCCTGCACCAACGCGACAACGAACGCTTGTTGAACACGCTGTTTCGATTGCGCGACCTCGGCAATACCGTGATCGTGGTCGAACACGACGAGGACGCCATCCGCGCCGCCGACCACGTGGTGGACATCGGCCCCGGCGCCGGCGTACACGGCGGCCGAATCGTTTCGCAAGGTACGCCCGCGCAAATTCTGGCGGACCCGAACTCGCTGACCGGCCAATATTTATCCGGCGCTTTGTCCATCCACATGCCGGAATCTACCACGCCGCGCGATCCGTCCCGGCAGCTCACACTACGCAACGCCCACGGCAACAATCTGAAAAACGTCACGGTAAGTTTCCCGGTTGGCTTGTTGACCTGCGTCACCGGCGTATCCGGTTCCGGCAAATCCACCCTGATCAACGACACCTTATACAGCCACGCCGCTCGCAGTATCAATGGCGCCAGCTGTATTCCCGCCCCCTGCGACGCGGTGGAGGGTCTGGATCACTTCGACAAGGTGGTGGACATTGACCAAAGCCCGATAGGCCGCACGCCGCGCTCCAACCCGGCGACCTATACCGGTATTTTCACGCCGGTGCGGGAGCTGTTTTCGGCCACGCCGGAAGCGCGCTCGCGCGGCTATACGCCGGGCCGCTTTAGCTTCAACGTCAAGGGCGGTCGCTGCGAGGCGTGCTCCGGCGACGGCGTCATCAAAGTGGAAATGCATTTTCTGCCGGACATTTTTGTGCCTTGCGATATTTGCCACGGCAAACGCTACAACCGGGAAACCCTGGAAATTCGTTATAAAGGCAAGACCATCCACGAGGTGCTGGAGATGACGGTGGAAGACGCTGCGCAATTTTTCTCGGCGGTACCGAGTCTGGCCCGTAAGCTGCACACCCTGATCGATGTGGGCTTGAGCTATATCACGCTGGGCCAGAATGCCATCACCCTGTCGGGCGGAGAGGCGCAGCGGGTCAAGCTGGCCAAGGAACTATCCAAACGGGATACCGGCAAGACCCTGTATATCCTGGACGAGCCGACCACCGGTTTGCATTTCCACGACATCAAGCAATTATTGTCGGTACTGCATACACTCCGAGATCACGGCAACACCGTCATCATCATCGAACATAATCTGGACGTGATCAAAACAGCAGACTGGATTGTGGATATGGGGCCGGAAGGGGGTAATGGCGGCGGCACACTGGTCGCGGAAGGTACGCCGGCGGATATTGCCAAACATACTCATTCGCATACCGGCGTGTATCTGCAGCGATTTTTCAAATGA
- a CDS encoding winged helix-turn-helix domain-containing protein translates to MKKTKTTTEVPATSVKAESTAAPKKAAAKSAPKKKSEAVAPQPKAEQTKAEQPTPAAVAEAAPKKPAPAPKAKAKAAKPAAVTPELPMSERVGLTAGTIWHYLSGNGETSVAKLIKELPEEEKIIQRSIGWLAQEDKIVISTVDRIEVVVLK, encoded by the coding sequence ATGAAAAAGACCAAAACCACCACCGAAGTACCTGCAACGTCAGTTAAAGCAGAATCTACCGCTGCGCCCAAAAAAGCCGCTGCCAAGTCGGCACCGAAAAAAAAGTCTGAAGCGGTAGCGCCACAACCCAAAGCCGAACAAACCAAAGCCGAACAACCCACTCCCGCTGCGGTTGCCGAGGCCGCGCCTAAAAAACCTGCTCCAGCTCCAAAGGCTAAAGCCAAGGCAGCCAAACCCGCAGCGGTAACGCCGGAACTGCCGATGTCCGAGCGGGTTGGTTTGACTGCGGGGACTATTTGGCATTACTTGTCCGGCAATGGCGAGACCTCCGTCGCCAAGCTGATAAAGGAGCTGCCGGAAGAGGAAAAAATCATCCAGCGCAGCATAGGCTGGCTGGCTCAGGAAGACAAAATCGTCATCAGCACCGTCGACCGGATCGAAGTGGTCGTCTTGAAATAA
- the sseA gene encoding 3-mercaptopyruvate sulfurtransferase has protein sequence MTTTLLPGNLISEPCGALVGCEWLLQNLDCPDLVILDATFFLPRQQRHAQQEFARRHIPGAQFFDIDEIADQNSTLPHTLPSAQQFARQVGQFGINNDTRVIVYDNNHFFAAARVWWMFRVFGHDNVYVLDGGLARWATLSYPVTAERKRPEPKLFDAVFQPRLYVDLEQLRAIHEQGGAQILDARSADSFNGQRPLHEPGLHPGHIPGSINLPYPNLFSAEDQRLKPTESLRQLLSTTAVDSTRPLVASCGSGVSAALLLLALYQMGIRDVPLYDGSWEEWGRRADLPRQSLSN, from the coding sequence ATGACGACGACTTTATTGCCCGGCAACCTGATATCCGAACCCTGCGGCGCTTTAGTCGGCTGCGAATGGTTGCTGCAAAACCTCGATTGCCCGGACCTGGTTATTCTGGACGCTACCTTCTTCCTGCCCAGGCAACAGCGTCACGCCCAACAGGAGTTCGCACGCCGGCACATTCCCGGTGCGCAATTCTTCGATATAGACGAAATTGCGGATCAAAACAGCACCCTGCCGCATACGCTGCCCAGCGCGCAGCAATTCGCCCGGCAAGTGGGACAATTCGGCATTAATAACGACACCCGGGTGATCGTCTACGACAATAATCACTTTTTTGCCGCCGCCCGCGTCTGGTGGATGTTTCGGGTATTTGGGCACGACAACGTCTATGTTTTGGACGGCGGTCTGGCACGCTGGGCAACATTATCATACCCGGTGACTGCCGAGCGCAAACGGCCAGAACCCAAATTATTCGATGCCGTTTTTCAACCCCGGCTTTATGTGGATTTAGAACAATTACGTGCCATTCATGAACAAGGCGGCGCGCAAATTCTGGACGCCAGATCGGCGGACAGCTTTAACGGCCAACGCCCGTTACACGAACCCGGTCTGCATCCCGGCCATATTCCGGGCAGCATTAATCTTCCCTACCCAAACCTGTTCTCTGCGGAAGACCAGCGCTTAAAGCCAACCGAATCGTTGCGGCAACTGCTGTCGACCACCGCCGTGGACTCCACCCGGCCGCTGGTCGCCAGCTGCGGTTCCGGGGTGTCGGCAGCGCTATTGCTGCTGGCGCTTTATCAAATGGGCATCCGGGACGTTCCGCTGTACGACGGCTCCTGGGAGGAATGGGGCCGACGCGCCGACTTGCCCAGGCAAAGCCTTAGTAACTGA